From Xyrauchen texanus isolate HMW12.3.18 chromosome 12, RBS_HiC_50CHRs, whole genome shotgun sequence, one genomic window encodes:
- the polr3k gene encoding DNA-directed RNA polymerase III subunit RPC10 yields MLLFCPTCGNVLIVEEGQRCYRFACNTCPYVHNITRKVNNRKYPKLKEVDDVLGGSAAWENVDSTPEPCPKCEHPRAYFMQIQTRSADEPMTTFYKCCNLQCGNRWRD; encoded by the exons atgcttctattttgtcCAACATGTGGAAATGTGCTGATCGTGGAGGAGGGTCAAAGATGCTACAGATTTGCTTGCAATACATGCCCATATGTTCACAACATCACGAGAAAG GTCAATAATAGAAAGTACCCCAAACTGAAAGAGGTTGATGATGTTCTCGGGGGCTCAGCTGCTTGGGAAAACGTGGACTCTACACCAG aacCTTGTCCAAAATGCGAGCACCCAAGGGCCTATTTTATGCAGATACAAACCAGATCAGCTGATGAACCTATGACAACTTTCTACAAATGCTGCAACCTACAATGTGGGAATCGGTGGAGAGACTAA
- the cdip1 gene encoding cell death-inducing p53-target protein 1, translating to MSSDPPPPYPGGPSAPLLEEKNGQPPVSAPTAPVVTGPPQGQPLPPEYGPPPYEATLQPGFVPPHVPGEGAVPKPMAMPMSMLHTHGGYYPPPGHYPHPMAEHYAPGPSHYAPGHTATVLTPPGATTTTVTVLQGEMFQSAPVQTVCPHCQQPIITRISHDVGLMNTLFCLFCFFVGCDLGCCLIPCIIDDLKDVTHTCPNCKGYIYTYKRIC from the exons ATGTCCAGTGACCCCCCTCCTCCCTACCCAGGGGGCCCCAGTGCCCCTCTACTTGAAGAGAAAAATGGACAACCTCCTGTTTCTG CACCCACTGCTCCAGTAGTGACAGGACCTCCACAGGGACAACCCCTGCCTCCAGAATATGGACCTCCACCTTATGAAGCCACACTACAACCTGGCTTTGTTCCTCCGCATGTCCCAGGCGAAGGTGCAGTGCCTAAGCCTATGGCTATGCCAATGTCCATGCTTCATACTCATG GTGGTTACTACCCTCCCCCTGGGCACTATCCTCATCCAATGGCAGAGCACTATGCTCCAGGGCCCAGTCACTATGCTCCTGGTCACACAGCCACCGTTCTCACCCCGCCTGGTGCAACCACCACCACTGTGACTGTTCTGCAGGGTGAGATGTTCCAATCGGCTCCAGTGCAAACAGTGTGTCCACACTGCCAGCAACCCATCATTACCCGCATCAGCCACGACGTTGGCCTCATGAATACCCTGTTCTGTCTCTTCTGCTTCTTTGTTGG tTGCGACCTAGGCTGTTGCTTAATCCCCTGTATTATTGACGACCTCAAGGATGTGACACACACTTGCCCGAACTGCAAGGGCTATATTTACACATACAAGCGTATATGCTAA
- the snrnp25 gene encoding U11/U12 small nuclear ribonucleoprotein 25 kDa protein: MSNMEELKEVNEINNDETELKDTAFVDDFKKEEQEEEDEEALPHSEFLDIFEEGLALMVQDPLLCDLPIQVTLEEVNSQVALEYGQAMTVRVCKADGEVMPIVVVQSATVLDLKKAICRYMELKQQREGGVKHISWKYVWRTFNLVFNGEKLDDDKRKLKDYGIRNRDEVTFLKKLRTKLNRGNGQSSITGQI; encoded by the exons ATGTCGAATATGGAAGAATTAAAGGAGGTAAATGAAATTAATAACGATGAGACTGAGTTGAAAGACACAGCTTTTGTAGATGATTTTAAAAAAGAGGAACAAGAAGAAGAGGATGAAGAAGCATTGCCACACTCTGAATTTCTTGACATCTTTGAGGAAGGTCTCGCTCTGATGGTGCAGGACCCATTACTGTGTGACCTGCCAATTCAG GTCACACTGGAGGAGGTGAACTCTCAGGTAGCTCTGGAATATGGTCAGGCCATGACTGTTCGAGTTTGTAAGGCTGATGGAGAAGTCATGC CTATTGTTGTTGTGCAATCTGCTACAGTGCTGGATCTGAAGAAAGCCATTTGCAGATATATGGAGCTCAAACAGCAGCGAGAAGGAGGTGTCAAGCACATCAGCTG GAAATATGTGTGGAGAACATTTAATCTTGTCTTCAATGGAGAAAAATTAGACGACGACAAAAGAAAGCTGAAGGA CTACGGGATAAGGAACAGAGATGAAGTGACGTTCTTGAAGAAACTGAGGACAAAACTGAACAGGGGGAATGGCCAGTCCTCTATTACGGGTCAAATTTGA